In Candidatus Desulforudis audaxviator MP104C, a genomic segment contains:
- a CDS encoding DEAD/DEAH box helicase, producing the protein MESQMTVDAAFSPLGLLEEVAKRYRRYLYTTFYFRDPLLRASFNQALAAANLVRGPYLEVARPYPLGVGAERLLEDVLGEPPDKGFLEAIQGTRPLYRHQEEAIRAVFRERNVVVATGTGSGKTEAFLLPILFHLYREFRKGELGPGIRAMILYPMNALAYDQRDRLGEIARRLEEEGSPFRFTFGQYIGDTPEDERDTRREAQKHLAEYRLPGELVLRSEMRETPPHILLTNYSMLEYLLIRPADSPLFAGTGARRWTYLVLDEAHQYRGARGMEMAMLIRRLKERLRDGGKEGPFRCLATSATLLGGEQDREATAHFATTLFGEAFGPEDVITGKPPAPAGEERASEKTWYDLTPADYALMLEVLNQGTDGARKRLAGLARRKTDAGAPEEDPDSVCGRLLAHDRRAHRLRELGVGEPRPVAAIARELFPEIDDEAARVGALGMLVVLLMQTAAATAGAGRSKHAGPPVLAARYHFFLRSLDGAFVRYRGGRRVLVERAASPEAGVFEVALCRECGQHYLVGRIQGDGRRGRLVEAVRDPSHPEYGAVFFRPLETPQSVESDAEDDESAAPQDRQRYALCVQCRAIWLEGLAPLCDHAEILAVEREEAAREGDDQIPRCSACGYQAPDPVREVVHGTDGPHTVIATTLYQELPSDRKKILAFADSRQEAAFFSWYLDRTYRDLLTRNLVWQAGSALGWRTREGLSLADLADEYYRLLRSRHLAAPYASETELRREAGIAVCREFLTEEKRISLEGVGLGYWSLRWPDWYGPMEFLRAGPWTLGAEEALELLQVLFNLLRDQGAVELPLDGPAGLVTWDDLHLKRPQKRVRLGPPRGEKGVCSWEGARSGRVRLLKKILMARGLDNGEAVREAGLCLQRIWEAVLEYERKAPETAYRLLLPAANNAWRLNSAWWRFHVFRPEATLWRCDMCGRVGRWSVAGLCSRPACPGRMVRAAAGELTDNHYRYLYQSAFPGRLRVEEHTAQLGRKKAREYQEAFKKGRIHLLSCSTTFELGVDLGDLDTVFLRNTPPEAFNYAQRVGRAGRRPGRPGIALTYCRRAPHDLYHFAHPEQILHGSTKPPVLRLTNPKIVLRHVAAVALSSFFREYRERFDSVQKLCVDLQRPSLVADLHAFLEERRREIEAILRRIVPAEGELHAVLGLRDGKWIDLLTRESLEREEPRLLLAEAEVADDYRKLHALEARASARRDHPTAEWAKDRAETIAREDVLSFLSRKAVIPKYGFPVDVVELDTRLGRTSEGENLQLQRDLKVAIAEFAPTSKLVADKLLWTSYGVKRVAEREWEVWCYRRCREHKRYDVWKPTETPPPSCCGAAGGEERFLIPRFGFVAPPEKPKQPQRRPVRMFSTRPFFAGFQGPDRESLAMPTADPLLTVSRARPGGMGVLCEGRRGRGFWICAACGAGFLKQEKVHRTPFGERCGGALQRRALGHLFVTDVVQVRFRFPAPAGMNEVWFAYSLAYALAGGAAEVLEVLPNDVSAVVLPGDSAQILPIILYDNVPGGAGLVARLEEENTMHDCLRAAYRRVTGSCGCGSDESCYGCLRNYQNQFAHHELRRGPAKDLLEQLLAGWGA; encoded by the coding sequence ATGGAAAGCCAAATGACAGTGGACGCGGCGTTCTCTCCTCTGGGACTGCTGGAAGAAGTGGCGAAGCGATACCGCCGCTACCTTTACACCACCTTCTACTTTCGGGATCCCTTGCTGCGCGCTTCTTTCAACCAGGCCCTGGCCGCTGCCAACCTGGTGCGGGGGCCGTACCTGGAGGTGGCCCGGCCCTACCCATTGGGGGTGGGAGCGGAACGGCTCTTGGAGGATGTCCTGGGAGAACCGCCGGACAAGGGTTTCTTGGAAGCCATTCAGGGGACGCGACCGCTTTACCGACACCAGGAGGAGGCCATCAGGGCGGTCTTTCGAGAGCGCAATGTGGTGGTGGCCACCGGGACGGGCAGCGGCAAGACCGAGGCCTTCTTGCTCCCGATCCTGTTCCATTTGTACCGGGAGTTTCGAAAAGGGGAACTCGGCCCCGGGATTAGGGCCATGATTTTGTACCCGATGAACGCGCTGGCGTACGACCAGCGGGACCGGCTGGGGGAAATAGCGCGCCGTCTGGAAGAGGAGGGCTCTCCTTTTCGTTTCACCTTTGGTCAGTATATCGGTGACACGCCCGAGGATGAGCGGGATACGCGCCGGGAGGCGCAAAAGCATCTCGCCGAGTATCGGCTGCCGGGCGAGTTGGTGTTGCGGTCGGAAATGAGGGAGACGCCGCCGCACATCCTGCTGACCAACTACTCCATGCTGGAGTATCTGCTGATCCGCCCCGCGGACAGCCCCTTGTTCGCCGGGACCGGTGCGCGGCGCTGGACCTACCTGGTGCTGGACGAAGCGCACCAGTACCGGGGGGCGCGGGGGATGGAGATGGCCATGCTGATCCGGCGCCTGAAGGAGCGCCTGCGGGACGGAGGCAAGGAAGGTCCCTTCCGGTGTCTGGCCACCAGCGCCACCCTCTTGGGGGGCGAGCAGGATCGGGAGGCGACCGCACATTTTGCGACCACTCTTTTTGGAGAAGCGTTTGGACCCGAGGACGTGATCACCGGAAAGCCGCCCGCACCGGCGGGGGAGGAAAGGGCGTCGGAGAAAACATGGTACGACCTGACGCCGGCGGACTACGCGTTAATGCTGGAGGTTTTGAACCAGGGGACGGACGGGGCGAGAAAACGACTGGCGGGACTGGCGCGCCGGAAGACGGATGCTGGTGCACCAGAAGAGGATCCGGACTCGGTGTGCGGACGCCTGCTGGCCCACGACCGGCGCGCGCACCGGTTACGGGAACTCGGGGTCGGCGAGCCGCGGCCCGTGGCCGCCATTGCCCGGGAACTATTCCCTGAGATCGATGATGAAGCGGCGCGGGTTGGGGCCTTGGGGATGCTGGTGGTGCTGCTGATGCAAACCGCGGCTGCGACGGCGGGCGCGGGACGGAGCAAGCACGCGGGGCCGCCGGTGTTGGCCGCGCGCTACCATTTTTTCCTGCGCTCCCTGGACGGCGCCTTTGTCCGCTACCGGGGCGGACGCCGGGTCCTGGTGGAACGCGCCGCCTCTCCGGAGGCGGGCGTTTTCGAGGTGGCCCTCTGCCGCGAATGTGGGCAACATTATTTGGTAGGCCGGATACAGGGTGACGGCCGGCGGGGCCGACTGGTGGAAGCCGTGCGGGATCCGAGCCACCCCGAATACGGGGCGGTGTTTTTTCGGCCCCTGGAAACACCCCAATCTGTCGAATCAGACGCAGAGGATGACGAATCGGCTGCTCCGCAAGACCGGCAGCGTTATGCGCTGTGTGTGCAGTGCCGGGCCATTTGGCTGGAGGGATTGGCACCGCTTTGCGACCACGCGGAGATACTCGCGGTGGAAAGAGAGGAAGCGGCGCGGGAAGGCGACGATCAAATTCCCCGTTGCAGCGCCTGTGGCTATCAGGCGCCCGACCCGGTACGGGAAGTGGTGCACGGTACCGACGGCCCGCATACCGTGATCGCCACCACGCTGTACCAGGAGCTGCCCTCCGACCGGAAAAAAATCCTGGCCTTCGCCGACTCACGGCAAGAGGCGGCCTTCTTTTCTTGGTACCTGGACCGGACCTACCGGGACCTGCTGACCAGAAACCTGGTTTGGCAAGCCGGGAGCGCGCTGGGCTGGCGGACGCGGGAGGGGCTTTCCCTGGCGGACTTGGCGGATGAATACTACCGCTTGCTGCGCAGCCGCCACCTGGCCGCGCCTTACGCGTCGGAGACGGAGTTGCGGCGGGAGGCCGGCATCGCGGTTTGCCGGGAGTTCTTGACCGAGGAGAAAAGGATCTCCCTGGAAGGAGTGGGATTGGGTTACTGGTCCCTGCGTTGGCCTGACTGGTACGGCCCGATGGAGTTTTTACGGGCCGGCCCTTGGACGCTGGGGGCCGAAGAGGCTCTGGAATTGCTCCAGGTGCTGTTTAACCTGCTCCGGGACCAGGGGGCGGTGGAGTTACCACTGGACGGACCCGCCGGGTTGGTGACCTGGGACGATCTGCATCTCAAGCGGCCCCAAAAGCGGGTGCGTTTGGGGCCACCGCGCGGGGAAAAAGGGGTGTGCAGTTGGGAAGGCGCCCGGAGCGGGCGGGTGCGCCTGCTCAAAAAGATCCTGATGGCGCGCGGCCTGGATAACGGGGAAGCCGTCCGAGAGGCGGGCCTCTGCCTGCAGCGGATCTGGGAGGCGGTGCTGGAGTACGAGCGCAAGGCGCCGGAAACCGCCTACCGGTTGCTGCTGCCGGCGGCCAACAATGCCTGGCGACTGAACTCCGCCTGGTGGCGTTTCCACGTTTTCCGGCCGGAGGCGACGCTTTGGCGCTGCGATATGTGCGGACGCGTGGGGCGGTGGTCTGTGGCCGGTCTTTGCTCCCGGCCCGCCTGCCCGGGGCGGATGGTCCGCGCCGCAGCGGGTGAACTCACCGACAACCATTACCGTTACCTCTACCAGAGTGCGTTCCCCGGAAGGCTACGGGTCGAGGAACACACGGCGCAGTTGGGGCGCAAAAAAGCCCGGGAGTACCAGGAGGCCTTCAAGAAAGGCCGGATCCACCTGCTGAGCTGTTCCACCACCTTTGAACTGGGAGTCGACCTGGGCGATTTGGACACCGTTTTTCTGCGCAACACCCCTCCGGAGGCCTTCAATTACGCCCAGCGGGTCGGGCGGGCGGGACGCCGTCCGGGGCGGCCGGGAATCGCCCTCACCTACTGCCGGCGTGCGCCGCACGACCTTTACCATTTCGCCCATCCCGAGCAGATCCTGCACGGTTCCACCAAACCGCCGGTGCTGCGGCTGACCAACCCCAAGATCGTGTTGCGCCACGTGGCGGCGGTGGCGTTGAGCAGCTTTTTCCGGGAATATCGGGAGCGGTTCGACTCGGTGCAAAAGCTGTGCGTGGATCTGCAGCGCCCGAGCCTGGTGGCTGACCTGCACGCCTTCTTGGAAGAACGGCGCCGCGAGATCGAAGCGATACTGCGAAGGATCGTGCCCGCAGAAGGCGAGTTGCACGCCGTGCTTGGCCTGCGCGACGGAAAATGGATTGATTTGCTCACCAGGGAATCCCTGGAGCGGGAGGAGCCCCGGCTCCTATTGGCGGAGGCGGAGGTGGCCGACGATTACCGGAAGCTACACGCCCTGGAGGCGCGCGCCAGCGCGAGGCGCGATCACCCCACAGCGGAGTGGGCCAAAGACCGGGCGGAAACCATCGCCCGCGAGGATGTTCTCTCGTTCTTGTCCCGCAAGGCGGTGATCCCCAAATACGGTTTTCCGGTGGACGTGGTCGAACTAGACACCAGGTTGGGCCGGACCAGCGAGGGCGAGAACCTGCAGTTGCAGCGGGACCTCAAGGTGGCCATCGCCGAATTCGCGCCCACCAGCAAACTGGTGGCCGACAAACTCCTATGGACCTCATACGGAGTGAAGCGCGTGGCCGAGCGGGAATGGGAGGTGTGGTGCTACCGCAGGTGCCGGGAACACAAAAGGTACGACGTTTGGAAGCCGACGGAAACACCGCCGCCGTCGTGTTGCGGGGCGGCGGGAGGGGAGGAGCGGTTCTTAATTCCCCGGTTCGGCTTCGTCGCGCCGCCGGAAAAGCCCAAACAACCGCAGCGCCGTCCGGTGCGGATGTTCAGCACCCGGCCCTTCTTTGCCGGGTTCCAGGGGCCGGACCGGGAAAGCCTGGCCATGCCGACGGCTGATCCCCTGCTTACGGTCAGCAGAGCCCGTCCGGGCGGAATGGGCGTGCTCTGTGAGGGACGCCGGGGCCGGGGTTTTTGGATCTGTGCGGCCTGCGGCGCGGGTTTTCTGAAGCAGGAGAAGGTGCACCGCACACCGTTTGGTGAGCGGTGTGGGGGCGCGCTGCAGCGGAGGGCCTTGGGCCACCTGTTTGTCACCGACGTGGTGCAGGTCCGTTTCCGTTTTCCCGCCCCTGCCGGAATGAATGAGGTCTGGTTCGCCTACTCGCTGGCCTATGCTTTGGCCGGCGGCGCGGCGGAGGTGCTGGAGGTGCTGCCCAACGACGTCAGCGCCGTGGTCCTTCCGGGCGACAGCGCCCAGATTTTGCCGATCATCCTTTACGACAACGTGCCCGGGGGCGCCGGTCTGGTGGCGCGTCTGGAGGAGGAGAACACCATGCACGACTGCCTGCGAGCGGCGTACAGAAGGGTGACCGGGAGCTGCGGTTGCGGGAGCGACGAGAGCTGTTACGGTTGCCTGCGAAACTACCAGAACCAGTTTGCGCACCACGAACTGCGCCGGGGGCCGGCGAAAGACCTGTTGGAACAGCTCCTGGCCGGCTGGGGCGCTTGA